From Leptotrichia trevisanii DSM 22070:
CCAAATCTGAGGGCCGCCATGGCACATCCAAGTCGTGAAGTGCAATTAATTTTGTCTGAACATTTGTACCTGCCCCCATTTTTTGTGTTGAACCTAGCAATATTCTTACATCTCCTGTTCTTACTTTTGCAAAAAGTTCATCCTTCTGCTTTTCGGAATTTGCATTATGAATAAATGCTATTTCCTCTTCAGGAATACCTTTGTTAATCAATTTTTCTTTTAAATCATCATAAATATTGAAACTCTCGTCATTTTTAGGAGTAGACATATCAGAAAATACAAGCTGTGCTGATTTGTTTTCAATACTTTCTTTCCATATATTGTAAATATTTTCCACACAGGCATTTACTTTGCTATTCTCATCATCTGGAAGCATTTCATTTACAAGTCTTTGATCAAGTGCAAGTTTTTTACCGTCATTTGTAATTTTTAACATATTATCCTCTGTTGGCTCAACATTTCTGTTTCTTACTTCTTCCGCCCTTTCTGAAAGGCTTTCTAATATTAATTTCTGTTCCTCTGTTGGTTTCGTCAATACTTTTTTATATTCCACTTCAGGTGTTGGTAAATTTAACATATCGGCAGTCTGTATATCTGCAAACTGTTTAACATTGTTCATAAGTTCAGGAAGATTATAGAATTTCGCAAACCTTGTTTTAGTTCTGTAGCCATTTCCTTCGGGAGATAACTCGATAGCTGTAACTGTTTCTCCAAATGTGCTTGCCCACGAATCAAAATTTTGATGCCCTTGTTTTTTAAGTTCGTCATACTGTAAATATCTTTGCATTGTATAAAGTTCAGACATAGTGTTGGAAACTGGAGTTCCTGTTGCAAATACAACTCCTTTTCCGCCTGTTATTTCATCCATATACCTGCATTTCATAAACATATCCGATGACTTTAATGCTTCAGTCTGTCCTATTCCTGCTACATTTCGCATTTTAGTGTATAAAAATAAGTTCTTAAATGAATGTGCCTCATCTACATATAGCTTGTCAACTCCCAGTTCTTCAAATGTAACAACATTATCCTTTTTAAAATCATCGTTTAATTTTTTTAGCCTTACTTCCAGTTTCTTTTTCGTTCCTTCAAGTTGTTTTACAGTAAAATTCTGATTATTTTCCTGCTTTAATTGCTGAATATTTTTTATAATCTCATCAATTTCACTTTGTATGTGTTTTTGCTGATAATCCTTGCTCATTGGTATTTTTTCAAACTGCGAATGTCCTATTATTACAGCGTCATATTCTCCAGTTGCAATTCTTCCAATAAATCTTTTTCTGTTTTTTGGTTCAAAATCCTTTTTAGTTGCAACTAAAATATTCGCTCCCTGATAAAGTTCCAGAAATTCTCTTCCCAGCTGTTCAGTCAAATGATTAGGAACTACAAACATTGACTTTGTTGCAAGTCCAAGCCTTTTAGATTCCATTGCGGAAGCAACCATTTCAAAGGTTTTTCCTGCTCCTACGACATGTGCAAGCAATGTATTTCCGCCATATAGCGTTCTTGCAACTGCATTTAATTGGTGCGGCCTTAATTTTATTTCAGGATTTATACCATTAAAGGTAAGATGGCTTCCATCATATTCTCTTAAACGGATTGAATTAAATTTTTCGTTATATATTTCAGTCAGCTCATTTCTTCTTTCCAAATCCCTAAAAATCCAATCCTTAAAAGCCTGCTTAATAATGTCCTGTTTTTGTCCTGCCAGCATTGTTTCCTTTTTATTTAAAATCGCTATTCTTTTACCTTCTGAGTCTGTTTCATAATCAAAAATTTTTGTATCTCTCAAGTTCAGTGCATCTTCTATAAGTTTATATGCGTTTGCTCTTTCAGTTCCAAAAGTCATAACAGCGAGCGAATTATCATTGTCCATATTCTTGTTTTCTATTCTCCATTCAGAAGTGTATTCAGAATAATGTACTTTAATGTATGAACTCTTATATGCCGGTGTCTTTAAGGTTTCCAGAATAAAATCCTTTACATATTTTTTAGGAACCCAAGTAGCTCCAATTCGGACATTTATTTCACTTGCTTCAAGTGGCTTAGGCATTACTTCCTGAAGCTTTTCTTTTTGAAAATTTAATATTTCAGTACTTATTCCGTTCTTTTCTTCATTAGGAAGAGAATTAAATTCATCAATATATTTTATTTTTTCCCTTATATTCCCACTTAAATATTCATCCTGCGTTACATACTGAAATTCTTGTTGAAAATCTTGATTTATATTAAGAAATATTTCCCCTTTTAAGCTTTTAATCAGCTCATCTTTTTTCATTCCAGTAAGATTTTCCATATATTCAAAATCTACTTTTGCCTTTTGGGATACCGAAAGAATTAATGCTTCCTGTGGAGTATCTACCTTATCTATAATTTTTGACTGCTTTATGGTTCTTTTTGAAAAAATATCACCTTTTTTCTTAAAGTTTCCATGTTCATCAAATATTTCTATTGAGGATAATAAGGAATAATTGGAATCTTCATTAAATAGTCGCAAGTTTGCTCTTGAATTTAAATATCCATATTTATTAACAAATCCATCATATATTCTATTTAGTTTTTCCTGTTCAATTTTTAATTCATCATCCGTTTCATTATCTTTTTGAATCTGAATAACTTTCCTTAATGAAGACGTCAGTTCTATATATTTTGCTATTTTATCCTTATCTCTGTCTGATAAATTTTGCAATATCATTTCATTATTTTCTTTAAAATAAATATCATTATCTTTTTTAACAAATGAAAAATTTCTTATTTTAGAATCTTCATCTGTAACTGTAATTACTGTTTCTTTTTCTTCAATTTGAGTTTTTTCATAACTTCCTTTTATATTTCTAGCTGCTCTTTGCAGTTCATCCTTCAAATTGACATTTTCTTTTGGTATGCAGGTTAATGTTTTTCCAAAACGTCCGCTAACTTCTTTCATTTTCCCTAAAATCATATCAGGATTATTTACAAAATATTCATTATATATAAATCCTTCAGAATCAGACTTAACCTTATACCAATCCTGTTCTTCTTTATTTATATTCTCCCTTTTCTTCAAAAATACAATATCTGATGTTACTTCTGTTCCTGCAATGCCTTTGAATGTATCATTCGAAAGTCTTATTGCTCCTAGCAGCTCTGCTCTTTCTCCAATGTATTTTCTTACACTGTCATCTTTTTTATCAAGTGTTCCAGATGAAGTTATAAAGGCTATTATTCCACCTTTTTTTACCTTATCCAATGATTTTGCAATAAAATAATCGTGTATCATAAAATTCTGTTTATCATATTCCCTGTCCATTACCTTAAAATCCCCAAATGGAACGTTCCCAATTACAACATCAAATGAATTGTTGGAAAACTCTGCCTTTTCAAATCCTTTCACTTGAATATTGCTTTCAGGATAAAGTTTTTTAGCAATGTTTCCACTAATGCTGTCCAGCTCTACGCCGTATATTTTTGACTTTTCAAGTTCATCAGGCAAATTACCTATAAAGTTTCCAACACCACAACTCGGCTCCAATATATTCCCGCCTTCAAATCCAAGTTGCTGTATTCCTTGATAAATGGAATCTATCACTATTTTAGGAGTATAAAAGGCTGTTAATGTGCTCGTTTTGGCATTACTGTATTCTTCCTGTGTCAAATTTTCCTTTAAAAAATTTCTTGCTTCTTCCCATTGTCCACCTTTATTTTCATCAAATACATCAGCCAGTCCGCCCCATCCAACATATTTGGAAAGTATTATTTTTTCATCATCTGTTGCTTCCCTCTCATTCAAATTCTTTAAAACTTTTATGGCTTCAATATTATTATTTAAACGTTCTGATGGTAGCAATTTTTCAGCTTGTATTTCTTCAGTAATTTTAAAGTTTTTAGAAATGTCATTTTCGATATTTCTTTCATTTATATAGGGATATATTATCTCATCATTCTCAATAACATTTTCTTTTTCCTTTTCAGGAATAAAATATTGGTTTTCGTTTATAAGTTCCTGTATTCTTTTTTCTATTTTATCCCAAGACAAAACTATCTTGACTTCATTATCACTAAAATGATTTTTATATAATTTCATATTTTGAGAAGTATAAAATGCATCATCAATAAAATCTCCACGTTCAGGTATTGAAAATCCACCTATTCCATATTCTTGTTTCAAATAGTTTATTCTATCTTCCTTTGAACTGTTATCTTGAAAAAAATTATAAATGGCTTCTGCTTTATTATACGACTTTAGTACATCGTCAATGTTTTTCTGTGTAATTATATCGTTATTTTTTACTTGTAAATTATCTGATTGTAAGTTATTTCTCTGAGAGAAGAGAGTAGGCTGTTCATAAGTCCTACCCATTCCATTTGATCTTTTTCTTTTAATTCTTCGGTTAATCCCATAGCTTTCATCATTTTGGGTTTTTCTATTTCCCAAAATTCCTCCACTTCCTTCTGAACTGAAAGCAGATGTTTCATAACTTCTCCCATCATTAGAAGATTTTTCAAAAATTCCGATTTTTCTTCTTCCAGATATTTCATTCTCGCTCGTCCCCAAGAGTTGAGCCTGCTCAAGTCTATTTCCTCTTCTTCCAGATTCGGAATCAACACTTGAAATTTCTTGTCCATCAATACCATTTTGTAAGTTCCTCCCGCCTGCTCGTAAGATGTTTCCTTCGCTATTGGGGTGTATATCCCGTTCTCTATCAGATATTCTTTCCCATTTATCATCTTTTTCAGCATATTCCAATTCCTCCTCATTTTTTTCGTTTTCTATATCATACCCAATTTTACTATTTTCTTCCAAAGTTTTCTCATCATTTATTTTCTGAATTTCCTTGCTTACTTTAATTAGAACTTTTTTTGCCACATTGGATATTTCTGATGATATTAGTTCCATAGTTCTAAAATCTGAGAATAAGGAATAAATTTCCTTTTCCTTTTCATTAAATATATTCTTTTTCTTAATTCCCATTCTTTGATCAAGTACAATCAGAACAGATTTTTTTATAAAACTTTCAAGAACTTCTGTATCTTTATAGTTAAAAGTGTCTAATTTACTATTTTCAAGCATTGTCTGATTTATAAGTTCCATTTGTGCTTCTTCAAAATCTGACTTTCCAGTCATCCTTTCAAAAACATCTTTATGAGTTCTATTATTAAATTCCCATAGTTTAGGTTTTTCATCGTTACCTTTATCTAAGGACACTGTCTGTGTAACATCAAAAATATATCTTACATTCTTTTTACCATTCTTTATATTATATACTGGTATCCCCTTCTGATTTCTTTCCACAACCCTGTTAAAATTTTCTTTCCAAAAGTCATATTCTGCACAGGCAACAGCTTCAGGACGAATAAAAAATATATTTAACTGTTCCATTGCAGAATATTTATAGTTGTTTCCCATAACGTGAAGATAGTTAATATATTCACTAAAATTTTCATTTACTTTTTTGTGTGCATCTTCCAATACATTTTGAATTTTATATCCCATTTCTTCCCCCTAATA
This genomic window contains:
- a CDS encoding TnpV protein codes for the protein MRRNWNMLKKMINGKEYLIENGIYTPIAKETSYEQAGGTYKMVLMDKKFQVLIPNLEEEEIDLSRLNSWGRARMKYLEEEKSEFLKNLLMMGEVMKHLLSVQKEVEEFWEIEKPKMMKAMGLTEELKEKDQMEWVGLMNSLLSSLREITYNQIIYK